A region of the bacterium genome:
AGGGGGCGCAAATCCCGGTCACGGCCGCCCGTACCAGAGCACCCCCGACTTCGGCCCCATGGAAGTGGAGACCCAGAAAGAACTGACTACCCAGCACGAGCAGGATCGCATCGACCAGGGACATGACGCTGACGAAGATGGCGAGGGGGAAGCCGTGCCGAAGATCGAGCTGGGCAGCGATCCCACGGGTCGCAACCACCTCCAGGATGCGCAGCATCGCTTGTTGCCCCAGCAGGGTTCCTGAGAGCGCATCGGCGCCGAGCCCGAGCGCCGCAGCCACCACGAGGGCCTCACCCGGACGCAGCACCAGCCCGGCCGCCACTGCCGCGAGGAGAGACGCCTGGGGGACGAACCGCACGGGCATCCCGGCAGCCAACGCGCTCTCGACCACCAGGGCCAGCAGCCCGAGCAGGAGCAGCGCCACCGCATTCCTCACGGTGCCACCGCGTCCTTCGCGGCCGCCTCTTCTTCCCCGGCCGGGTCGGCGAGATCCCCGTCTCCAGCAAACAGCAGATCCATCGTGGGCGCGCGGCGCAGCATCACGAAGACCTGCTCCAGATGACCGAAATCGACGGCCGGCGTGACCCGTGCCTTGTGCAGGAGTTCGGCGCGATCCGTGCTCACATCGGTCACGCGGCCGACGCGGACGCCCTTCGGATACACGCCGCCGAAGCCGGACGTGATCACGACGTCACCGGGCAAGACATCGTCACCACGAACCATGAAGACGAACTCGAGCTCGCCGCTCCCGGTGCCACGCACGATGCCTCGAGCGCGACTGCGCTGAATGATCGCGTCGGCGGCACTGCGCCGATCGAGCAACAACATGGCCCGGCTGGCATGAAGCGAGGTGGCCGTCACCACCCCGACGAGCCCGTGCTCCGAAACGATCGGCATGCCCGAGAGCACATCCGCACGGCGGCCGCGATCGACGAGGATCGCGTGAAACCAGGAAGACACATCCTGGCCTACGACTTGAGCCGGAAGCAGCGGCACCTCGAAGCCTTCCCGCATGCGGGCGATGCCGTCGAGGTGCCCGCTGGCAACGAGTGCTTCGCGAAACTGGAGGTTCTCTTCCTCGAGCTCCGCAAGGCGGCCCATCAACTCGTCATTCTCGAGGCGCAGATCGACCAGGGCCACGTAGTTCGCCCAGGTCTCTCCCAGCCAATCCACCGGGCTTGCCAGCGCCTTCTGCACCGGCGCGGCGATCTCGAAGATCGAGTTGGGAAGATCCGAGCCCGTTGGTTCCAGAGGCGGCGCCGCAGCCGAGGGCGAGCCGTCGCTCTCAGGGCCCACCGGGGCGGTACCCCGGGCGGGGCTTCCCCGATCCTGCAACATCAGGACGAGGGTCAGGAGCAGCAGCCCCGCGAAGAGGAGGGGCAGGCGGATGCGGCGCAGAAAATCGCCCATGGCCTCCCCATGGGCGGGGGCATCACGACGGGATCGTCACCTCGCGCAGCAGCTTGAGCTCGTCGAGCGTCTGGCCTGTCCCGAGCGCCACGGCCGTCAGCGGATCTTCGGCGAGCATCACCGGGAGCCCCGTGGCCTCCCGTAGCAGCACGTCGAGGTTTCGCAGCAAGGCACCGCCCCCCACCATCACGATGCCTTTGTCCACGATATCTGCAGCGAGCTCCGGCGGCGTCTGCTCGAGGGCAACACGCACGCTCTCGACCACCGCTGTAATCGGCTCTTGCAACGCCTCGAGGACCTCGTCGGATTTGATCTCGAGTGTCTTCGGGACTCCCGCGACCAGGTCCCGGCCCTTCACTTCCATGACGTCGATATCCGCCGTCGGGTAGGCCGTACCGATCTTCATCTTAATCAGTTCTGCGGTCCGCTCACCGACTAGCAAGTTGTACTTGCGCTTCACGTAGTTGATGATGGACTCGTCCATCTTGTCGCCGCCGACGCGAGCCGAGTTGGAATACACGACTCCGGAGAGCGAAATCACCGCGACCTCCGTCGTGCCGCCACCGATATCGACGATCATGTTGCCCGACGGTTCTGTCACGGGAAGCCCGGCACCGATTGCGGCGGCCATGGGCTCCTCGATCAGATAGACCTCGCGCGCTCCGGCAGCGAGTGACGCTTCGCGGACGGCGCGTTTCTCGACCGATGTAATGCCCGAAGGAACCGCCACCACGATGCGCGGGCGTACCAGCGCCGACGAGCGGTTGTGCACACGCTCGATGAAGTGGCGCAGCATCGCCTCCGTGACGTCGAAGTCGGCGATGACGCCGTCTTTCATCGGACGGATGGCGACGATGTTGCCCGGCGTGCGCCCGAGCATCTTCTTCGCTTCCTCGCCGATGGCCCGGACCTTGTCCGGCCCGCGGCCATCCTTCACCACCGCCACGACACTGGGTTCGGACACCACGATGCCTTTGCCCTTGGCGTAGACGAGGGTGTTGGCCGTTCCGAGATCGATGGCCAAGTCGCTCGAGAACCAACCCAGGATGCGTTTGAAGGGCACCAGCTTCTCCCTGTGGTCGGCCTGTGTTCAGATTTCGAACCCGGTTTGGAACAGGGTCCAGATCGTGAGCTTCCAGACCGACAACTCACGGCCTAAGTCCGCGGTTTGAAAGCGCCTTTCCCTATCCGGGAGGGGCGATGAATCATCCTATCAGCCCCCGGGGAAGGCGGCAAGGACAATCCCGAGCGGGCTCCTGGGATTGCCCCCCTGCGGAGCCCCTCGTACCTTGCCGGGCTTCACACTCGACGGTCCCGGAACGGGGCCACAAGGGGAAGAGATGCTCCGTGCGCTCCGGGAGGGATCCCGCTGGTTCATGATCCTGGTGATCGGGGCGATTGCCGTCGTGTTCACGTTGTACCTCGGCGGCGGGGGCAGCGGCGGTCCGGTCGAGGAGGACGGCGTCGTCGTGCGCGTCGGCTCCCGCTCATTCGACCTGCGAGAGGTCGATCGGGTGAAGCGCGGGATCGAAGCCAGATACCGCGAGGCCCTGGGCGATGGCTATGACCCGAAGGCCGCGGCGCCCTTCCTCGACGAATCCGCCGCCAGCAGCCTCTTGCAGATCGGGCTGTATGCCTTCGAAGCCGAGCAGATGGGCCTCGTCGTCAGCGATCGGGAGGTACGCAACTACCTCCACAGCTTGCCCGGCGTGTTGGACGAAGAGGGCAAGCTCAATCAGGACCTCGTGCGCAACTATGCGGAGCGTGAGTTCGGCAGCTTGCTTCGCTTCCAAGAAGCCCTGCGGAGCGAGATCCTTCAGGGCAAGCTCCAGCGCCTGCTCTGGCAATCGGTCGATGTCTCCGAGGCCGAAGCGCGGGAATCGCTCCGCTACACGGGCGAGCAGGTGAAGATTGCCATGGTGACCCTGGACGGAAGCAAGAGGCCGGAAGGGCTCGAGGCCTCCGAGGAAGCCGTCCAGGCCTTGCTCGACAACGAGGCGGAGCAACTCCAGGAGGCCTACGAAAAACGTCGTTCCGAGTTCGATCGGCCCGAGGAGGTGCGCGCCCGCCACATCCTGATCCGCAAGGCCGAGGACGGAGATGAGGCTTCCGGGGCAGCGGCGGACGAGAAGCTCGAAGCCGCCCTTGCGCGGCTCGAGGGCGGTGAGGCCTTCGCCGACGTGGCTGCCGAACTCTCCGACGACCCGGGCAGCCAGGCCCGCGGCGGAGATCTTGGATTCTTCTCCCGCGGTCGCATGGTGAAGGAATTCGAAGACGTTGCGTTCAACCTGGAGCCCGGCCAGGTCTCGGATGTGGTCGAGAGCAGCTTCGGGAGGCACATCATCCTGCTCGAGGAGAAGCGCGCGGCCCAGATCACACCCTTCGAAGAGGCGCGAGAACAGATCGCGCGCGATCTTGCCCTCACCGACGCCTCGACCGCAGCGGCACGGGAAAAGGCCGAGACCCTGGCCGAACGGGTGCGAGCCGGCGAAGCGCTGGTCGATGCTGCGCGAGAATCAGAGATCGTGATCACCCGCCCCGATCCCTTGCGCCATCGACCCGATGGCTTCGTCCCGGGCGTGGGTGCGGAGCCGGAGCTGTTGGGTGCAGCCTTTGCCTTGACCACAGAGTCCCCGTCCGACCCGACCATCCACGAAGTCGGCGACCGGAATTTCGTACTGATCCAGCTACTGGAACGGACCGGCCCGACCGACGATCAGCTCGAAGCAGGCGCCAACGCGGAGCGTGAGCGCCTGCTCGGGGAACGCCGCCAGGCGACCACGACCGAGTGGCTGGCCCGGGTCCGCGACGAGCTCCAGGAAGCTGGAGAGCTGGTCTACGACCTCACCCAGCTGGACTGACGAGAAGCGGAGAGCGGGCGCCCCCAAACGAAAACGGCCCCCCGGCGCATTCCACGCCCGGAGGGCCGCAAGGCGGTCGGTCGCTGGCTAGAGCGTCGCCTCGAATGCGAACGCTTCCAGGCGGTCGCGGCTATCCGAGTTGCGAAGCTTCGTCAGTGCCCGGGCTTCGAGCTGGCGAACGCGCTCGCGAGAAAGACCCAGCTTGCCGCCGATCTCCTCGAGCGTGTGCTCGCGCTCGCCCTTCAGGCCGAAACGCCAGCGCAGGATGTTCCGCTCGCGCTCGCAGAGCTGGGCAATCGACGTATCGCTGGCCCGCTCGAGGCGCGCGTGGTCAAGCCCCGCCACCGGCGAGATCGGGTTCTGATCAGCAACGATGTCCTTGACCTTCTTGGAGTCCGTGCCGGGCACGTCCTTCTCGAGGCTCACCGGCTCGCGGACCATTCGCTGGAGCTGCTCGGCACGCTCCACCTCGATGTCCATCGTCTTGGCGATCTCACGGGTCGTCGGATCCCGGCCCAGTTTCTTTTCGAGCGCGTTATACGCCCTGTAGTACTTGAGCAAGGTGTCATGCACATGGCTGGGGATCCGGATCGTCCGAGAATGATTCTGGATGGCCCGGATCAGTGCCTGGCGGATCCACCACACGGCGTATGTCGAGAACTTGTGCCCGCGGTGGTACTCGAACTTCTCGACGGCCCGGATGAGGCCGATGTTCCCCTCCTGGATCAGATCCTGGAAGGTGATCCCCATGTTCCGGAAATCCTTCGCGATGGCCACGACGAGCTTCAGGTTGTGCTGCACGAAGACGCTCTTCACATCCGACAGCCGATCCCACTCGTCTTCAACGCGCCCCATGTGTTCGACGAAGTCGCCGATCTCCATGCCGACCTCGTAGGCCAGCTCGGAACCGCGCTCGTTCCAGCGCACGAGATCCTGCTTGCGCTTGGCCTTGCCGGCTTCGCTCTGGGGGGGCCGCTTGTTCGAGC
Encoded here:
- a CDS encoding sigma-70 family RNA polymerase sigma factor; translation: MTNENDLSIEAQRRATWRRIAPENELGQETDAQAVKSAKSMTRVDPKRLNTQKESQRSSERGALVSYFKDIAEIATLKKEEEVILAKEIEAATLAFREGMVTIPWTAKEAVRIWQGLKAENRATGKMCESFGSGSPEGVDLGGRIDQILGKIELALRKREAAIEAEKSAEVLKFDRRAAARLLKEADLSMQLLGRIRKGVLELYKDAARCNRRIAALSSNKRPPQSEAGKAKRKQDLVRWNERGSELAYEVGMEIGDFVEHMGRVEDEWDRLSDVKSVFVQHNLKLVVAIAKDFRNMGITFQDLIQEGNIGLIRAVEKFEYHRGHKFSTYAVWWIRQALIRAIQNHSRTIRIPSHVHDTLLKYYRAYNALEKKLGRDPTTREIAKTMDIEVERAEQLQRMVREPVSLEKDVPGTDSKKVKDIVADQNPISPVAGLDHARLERASDTSIAQLCERERNILRWRFGLKGEREHTLEEIGGKLGLSRERVRQLEARALTKLRNSDSRDRLEAFAFEATL
- a CDS encoding rod shape-determining protein yields the protein MLGWFSSDLAIDLGTANTLVYAKGKGIVVSEPSVVAVVKDGRGPDKVRAIGEEAKKMLGRTPGNIVAIRPMKDGVIADFDVTEAMLRHFIERVHNRSSALVRPRIVVAVPSGITSVEKRAVREASLAAGAREVYLIEEPMAAAIGAGLPVTEPSGNMIVDIGGGTTEVAVISLSGVVYSNSARVGGDKMDESIINYVKRKYNLLVGERTAELIKMKIGTAYPTADIDVMEVKGRDLVAGVPKTLEIKSDEVLEALQEPITAVVESVRVALEQTPPELAADIVDKGIVMVGGGALLRNLDVLLREATGLPVMLAEDPLTAVALGTGQTLDELKLLREVTIPS
- the mreC gene encoding rod shape-determining protein MreC: MGDFLRRIRLPLLFAGLLLLTLVLMLQDRGSPARGTAPVGPESDGSPSAAAPPLEPTGSDLPNSIFEIAAPVQKALASPVDWLGETWANYVALVDLRLENDELMGRLAELEEENLQFREALVASGHLDGIARMREGFEVPLLPAQVVGQDVSSWFHAILVDRGRRADVLSGMPIVSEHGLVGVVTATSLHASRAMLLLDRRSAADAIIQRSRARGIVRGTGSGELEFVFMVRGDDVLPGDVVITSGFGGVYPKGVRVGRVTDVSTDRAELLHKARVTPAVDFGHLEQVFVMLRRAPTMDLLFAGDGDLADPAGEEEAAAKDAVAP